A window of Cucurbita pepo subsp. pepo cultivar mu-cu-16 chromosome LG06, ASM280686v2, whole genome shotgun sequence contains these coding sequences:
- the LOC111797082 gene encoding uncharacterized protein LOC111797082 isoform X2 codes for MDLNGQQAVEQQRETQKIQIYSTSTTGVSPFWREKYEKDAKKYWDIFYKKHQDRFFKDRHYLDKEWGQYFSGEERKVVLEVGCGAGNTVFPLIATYPNVFIHACDFSPRAVNLVKAHKDFNDDRVAAFVCDLTADDLSNNISPSSVDVVMMIFVLSAVSPEKMSLVLGNVKKVLKPTGCVLFRDYATGDLAQERFDCKDQKISENFYVRGDGTRAFYFSNEFLTSTFKEIGFDVKELDVCCKQVENRSRDLVMNRRWVQAVFSLSEFATPEAGLRAGLPDKAKTQPRPTENRSEVPVNDFELDFSEGVAIDMFGISPSQDNEIIKVDVRGCNFKIKVLSKEFQHTCKSTGLMLWESARLMASVLAENPAICAGKRVLELGCGCGGICSMVAVGSANLVVATDGDPSALNLLSQNVTSNLEQHCLTKLITERLEWGNSIHIETIREISTGGFDVIIGTDVTYVPEAILPLFSTAKELISSSKDSECALILCHVLRRVDEPTIISAARQFGFRLADSWTAGVSSKSSQNIVSSWFAKGDWEHYIPTTALNIMYFLLEK; via the exons ATGGATTTGAATGGACAACAGGCTGTGGAGCAACAACGGGAAACTCAGAAGATTCAGATATACTCTACCTCTACTACTGGAGTTTCTCCTTTCTGGAgag AGAAGTATGAAAAAGATGCTAAGAAGTACTGGGatatcttttataaaaagCATCAAGACCGA tttttcaagGACCGACACTACCTGGACAAAGAATGGGGCCAATACTTTTCT ggagaagaaagaaaagttgtTTTGGAG GTTGGCTGTGGAGCAGGAAATACTGTTTTCCCCTTGATTGCTACATACCCAAATGTTTTCATTCATGCATGTGATTTCTCACCACGAGCAGTGAATTTAGTCAAG GCACATAAAGACTTCAATGACGACCGTGTTGCTGCATTTGTTTGTGATCTTACTGCTGATGACTTGAGCAACAACATTTCTCCATCGTCGGTTGATGTAGTAATGATG atttttgttttgtctgCAGTTTCGCCAGAGAAGATGTCCCTGGTGTTGGGAAATGtgaaaaaagttttgaaa CCTACTGGATGCGTTCTTTTTCGGGACTATGCAACTGGTGACCTTGCTCAG GAAAGATTTGATTGCAAAGATCAAAAAATCAGTGAGAACTTTTACGTCCGAGGAGATGGAACT CGTGCTTTCTACTTCTCTAATGAGTTTCTTACAAGTACATTTAAAGAAATTGGATTTGATGTTAAAGAACTTGACGTATGCTGCAAACAAGTTGAGAACCGATCGAGGGATTTGGTCATGAATAG GCGATGGGTCCAAGCTGTATTCAGCCTTTCTGAGTTTGCAACTCCAGAAGCTGGTCTTAGGGCAGGCTTGCCCGATAAAGCTAAAACCCAGCCTAGGCCCACGGAGAACCGTTCAGAGGTGCCTGTCAACGATTTTGAACTCGACTTCTCCGAGGGTGTTGCAATTGATATGTTTGGAATCTCACCTTCTCAGGATAATGAG ATTATCAAGGTGGATGTTAGAGGatgtaatttcaaaattaaagttcTCTCAAAAGAGTTCCAACATACCTGCAAATCCACTGGTTTGATGCTGTGGGAATCTGCTCGTTTGATGGCCTCTGTCCTGGCAGAAAATCCCGCTATATGTGCTGGAAAGAGGGTGTTAGAACTGGGGTGTGGCTGTGGAGGAATTTGCTCTATGGTTGCTGTTGGCTCCGCTAATCTTGTAGTTGCCACCGACGGAGACCCAAGTGCTCTAAACCTATTATCTCAAAATGTAACCTCAAATCTTGAGCAGCATTGCCTCACAAAACTAATTACAGAGAGACTGGAGTGGGGAAATAGCATCCATATTGAAACTATCAGAGAAATAAGCACAGGAGGTTTTGATGTCATCATAGGGACAGACGTCACGTATGTTCCTGAAGCTATTTTGCCACTGTTTTCAACTGCAAAAGAGCTCATCTCGTCTAGCAAGGATTCCGAATGTGCATTGATTCTTTGCCATGTCCTGCGTCGGGTCGATGAGCCAACAATCATTTCCGCTGCTCGTCAATTCGGTTTTAGGTTGGCTGATTCTTGGACTGCAGGAGTGTCGTCTAAGTCATCCCAAAACATTGTGAGTTCTTGGTTCGCTAAAGGAGATTGGGAGCATTATATCCCAACTACTGCTTTGAACATCATGTACTTCCTCCTAGAGAAGTGA
- the LOC111797081 gene encoding conserved oligomeric Golgi complex subunit 8-like: METENAEELASSTAPTLLPLASAAQQPYVSELLSFTLDRLNKEPELLQVDAERIRRQIQEVAVGNYRAFIAAADALLAIREEVSSIDKHLETLISEIPNLTSGSTEFIESAEQILEKRKMNQILLTHHSTLLDLLEIPQLMDTCVRNGNYDEALDLEAFVAKLSTMHPKVPVIQALVSEVRQTTQSLLSQLLQKLRSNIQLPECLRIIGYLRRIGVFSEYEMRLQFLRCREAWLTGILEDLDQRNAYEYLKGMINCHRTHLFDVVNQYRAIFADDTSGNEENYDSGLLFSWSMHQITSHLKTLKIMLPKITEGGSLSNILEQCMYCAMGLGWVGMDFRGLLPPLFEEAVLNLFSKNMGTAVDNFQLVLDSHRWVPLPAVGFPATTIGEESQEDVTPPSYLMEHPPLAVFVNGVSAAMNELRHCAPLSLKHVIAQELIKGLQAVSDSLLRYNTTHMLKDNESGLFLQLCRAFIEVAYPHCATCFGRCYPGGATIILDAKSLYEGIGRLLTVSSSRNLPKMVSNAEENNATENGDMPALDNGASSDADKDQKSPSLQSNEKHSEGEEAEQSN, translated from the exons ATGGAGACCGAGAATGCGGAGGAGCTCGCATCGTCGACGGCTCCCACTCTCCTTCCACTCGCCTCTGCCGCGCAGCAGCCATATGTGTCGGAGCTCCTTTCTTTCACACTCGATCGTCTAAACAag GAACCGGAGCTTCTTCAGGTGGATGCGGAGCGAATTCGGAGGCAAATACAAGAGGTGGCAGTGGGCAACTACCGAGCTTTCATTGCCGCCGCCGATGCGTTGCTTGCAATTCGAGAAGAAGTATCTTCCATCGATAAGCATCTTGAAACTTTG ATATCTGAGATTCCAAATTTGACATCGGGTAGCACAGAGTTTATTGAATCTGCGGAACAGATTCtggagaagaggaagatgaaCCAGATATTGCTAACACATCACAGTACTCTGCTTGATTTACTTGAAATTCCTCAGCTTATGGATAC GTGTGtaagaaatggaaattatGATGAAGCTCTTGACTTGGAAGCATTTGTCGCAAAACTTTCAACTATGCACCCTAA AGTACCAGTTATTCAAGCACTGGTGTCAGAAGTCAGGCAAACCACCCAATCTCTTCTTTCTCAACTTCTCCAAAAACTTCGCTCAAATATTCAG CTGCCTGAATGTCTCCGCATCATTGGATATCTACGTCGAATTGGAGTATTTAGTGAATATGAAATGCGTTTACAG TTTTTAAGATGCCGAGAGGCATGGCTTACTGGAATTCTCGAAGATCTTGACCAGAGAAATGcttatgaatatttgaaaggAATGATCAATTGTCATAGGACACATCTTTTTGACGTTGTTAACCAATATCGAGCTATATTTGCGGATGATACGTCCggaaatgaagaaaactaTGACAGTGGGCTTCTTTTTAGTTGGTCTATGCATCAGATAACTTCTCACTTGAAGACACTCAAAATAATGCTCCCAAAGATAACAGAAGGTGGATCTCTATCAAATATATTGGAACAGTGCATG TACTGTGCTATGGGACTTGGCTGGGTTGGAATGGATTTTCGTGGTTTGCTTCCTCCACTTTTTGAAGA GGCAGttctcaatttattttcaaaaaatatggGTACTGCAGTTGATAATTTTCAG TTAGTTCTGGATTCCCATCGTTGGGTCCCACTACCAGCTGTTGGCTTTCCGGCAACTACTATTGGTGAGGAAAGTCAGGAAGACGTGACTCCACCTTCATATTTGATGGAACATCCACCTCTTGCTGTTTTTGTGAATG GTGTATCGGCAGCTATGAACGAACTTCGCCATTGTGCCCCTTTGAGTTTGAAACATGTGATAGCTCAAGAACTAATAAAAGGATTGCAGGCTGTTTCGGATTCTTTATTGAGATACAACACAACTCACATGCTAAAAGATAATGAGTCTGGACTTTTCCTCCAGCTTTGCCGCGCATTCATAGAG GTTGCTTATCCCCATTGTGCTACTTGTTTTGGCCGCTGTTATCCGGGCGGGGCGACGATTATATTGGACGCGAAAAGTTTGTATGAAGGCATCGGCCGCCTATTGACCGTCTCTTCCTCAAGAAACCTCCCGAAAATGGTCAGTAACGCCGAAGAGAATAACGCTACAGAAAATGGTGATATGCCTGCGCTGGACAATGGAGCTTCATCGGATGCTGATAAGGACCAGAAAAGCCCTTCCTTGCAGAGTAATGAAAAACATAGCGAAGGTGAAGAAGCAGAGCAGAGCAATTAA
- the LOC111796993 gene encoding 17.9 kDa class II heat shock protein-like yields the protein MDLRVMGLDSPLFSTLQQVMDFADDADKSFSAPTRTYVRDAKAMAATPADVKEYPNSYVFVVDMPGLKVGDIKVQVEEDNVLLVSGERKREEEKEGAKYVRMERRVGKFMRKFVLPENANTDAITAVCQDGVLTVTVQKLPPPEPKKPKIVEVKVN from the coding sequence atgGATCTCAGAGTCATGGGCTTGGACTCCCCACTCTTCTCCACCCTCCAGCAGGTGATGGACTTCGCCGACGACGCCGACAAGTCTTTCAGCGCCCCGACCCGTACCTACGTCCGGGACGCCAAGGCCATGGCAGCCACTCCGGCCGACGTCAAGGAGTATCCGAATTCCTATGTTTTTGTCGTCGACATGCCGGGGTTGAAGGTTGGTGACATCAAGGTTCAGGTAGAGGAAGACAATGTGCTACTGGTAAGTGGCGAGAGGAAGAgggaggaggagaaagaaggggCTAAGTACGTAAGGATGGAGAGAAGAGTCGGCAAGTTTATGAGGAAATTTGTGTTGCCGGAAAATGCCAACACGGATGCCATTACGGCGGTTTGTCAGGACGGTGTGCTTACTGTGACTGTGCAAAAGTTGCCACCACCGGAGCCTAAGAAGCCCAAGATCGTTGAGGTCAAGGTCAATTGA
- the LOC111796986 gene encoding protein ANTAGONIST OF LIKE HETEROCHROMATIN PROTEIN 1-like — MNDSTNGGARKRNRGDEADEDDGSIGKNGRGKELKGLVTSLLLLDEQEKYEQEEHDRASMEAKVSMEVNHRKKTKVMDDFYSEAQDYYSEVEESDRLKRKKSRLAANSVAVAAASDGLQKIEIVKSNKRGGGGDGGGHHRRLWVKDRSKAWWDECNSPDYPDEEFKKQFRMGRATFDMICEELNSAIAKEDTTLRTAIPVQQRVAVCLWRLATGDPLRVVSKKFGLGISTCHKLILEVCTAIRTVLMPKHLQWPEEETLRRIKEEYESISGIPNVVGSMYTTHIPIIAPKISVAAYFNKRHTERNQKTSYSITVQGVVDPRGVFTDVCIGWPGSMPDDQVLEKSALFQRANGGLLKGVWIVGGSSYPLLDWVLVPYTQQHLTWTQHAFNEKIGEIQKVAKDAFARLKGRWRCLQKRTEVKLQDLPVVLGACCVLHNICELGNEEMDRELSTELQDDEMAPEVALRSVSSMKARDAIAHNLLHHGLAGTSFL; from the coding sequence ATGAATGATTCCACCAACGGCGGTGCGAGGAAGAGGAACAGAGGGGATGAAGCCGATGAAGACGATGGTTCAATCGGAAAAAATGGCAGAGGGAAGGAGTTGAAGGGACTGGTTACTTCTCTGTTGCTGTTGGATGAACAGGAGAAGTATGAGCAGGAAGAACACGATAGAGCTTCCATGGAGGCGAAGGTTTCGATGGAGGTTAATCACAGGAAGAAGACGAAAGTCATGGATGATTTCTACTCAGAAGCTCAAGATTATTACTCTGAAGTCGAAGAATCCGACCGGTTGAAGCGAAAGAAATCGCGATTAGCAGCCAACTCCGTCGCGGTTGCAGCAGCTTCCGATGGATTACAGAAGATCGAAATcgtcaaatcaaacaaacgcggcggcggcggcgatggCGGCGGACATCACCGGAGACTATGGGTAAAAGACAGGTCAAAAGCCTGGTGGGATGAATGTAACAGTCCGGATTATCCCGATGAAGAATTCAAGAAGCAATTCCGAATGGGAAGGGCAACTTTTGATATGATTTGTGAAGAGCTTAATTCCGCCATAGCCAAAGAGGACACGACTCTTCGAACCGCCATTCCCGTCCAGCAAAGAGTCGCCGTCTGTCTATGGAGATTAGCCACCGGCGACCCCCTTCGAGTCGTATCAAAGAAATTCGGGTTAGGTATATCCACCTGCCATAAACTGATACTCGAGGTCTGCACCGCCATTAGAACAGTGCTAATGCCGAAGCACCTGCAATGGCCGGAGGAAGAAACTCTGAGAAGAATCAAAGAGGAATACGAATCAATTTCCGGGATCCCTAACGTCGTTGGTTCAATGTACACCACACACATTCCGATCATCGCCCCCAAAATCAGCGTCGCAGCTTATTTCAACAAGCGCCACACAGAGAGAAAtcaaaaaacatcatattcaaTTACAGTCCAAGGAGTCGTGGATCCGAGAGGGGTGTTCACCGACGTGTGCATCGGTTGGCCGGGATCAATGCCGGACGATCAAGTTCTAGAGAAATCAGCTCTGTTTCAAAGGGCAAACGGGGGACTATTAAAGGGGGTTTGGATTGTTGGGGGCTCAAGTTACCCATTACTGGACTGGGTTTTGGTACCTTATACACAGCAACATTTAACCTGGACTCAACATGCTTTCAACGAGAAGATTGGGGAGATTCAGAAGGTGGCTAAAGATGCCTTTGCTCGGCTGAAGGGACGGTGGCGCTGCCTGCAGAAGCGGACGGAGGTGAAGCTTCAGGACTTGCCGGTGGTGCTCGGAGCTTGCTGTGTTCTCCACAATATTTGTGAATTGGGGAATGAGGAAATGGATAGAGAACTCTCAACAGAGCTTCAAGATGATGAAATGGCTCCTGAAGTTGCTTTGAGGTCAGTGTCCTCCATGAAAGCCAGAGATGCCATTGCTCATAATCTGCTGCACCATGGCCTTGCAGggacttcttttctttag
- the LOC111797082 gene encoding uncharacterized protein LOC111797082 isoform X1: MDLNGQQAVEQQRETQKIQIYSTSTTGVSPFWREKYEKDAKKYWDIFYKKHQDRFFKDRHYLDKEWGQYFSVSSACCEGEERKVVLEVGCGAGNTVFPLIATYPNVFIHACDFSPRAVNLVKAHKDFNDDRVAAFVCDLTADDLSNNISPSSVDVVMMIFVLSAVSPEKMSLVLGNVKKVLKPTGCVLFRDYATGDLAQERFDCKDQKISENFYVRGDGTRAFYFSNEFLTSTFKEIGFDVKELDVCCKQVENRSRDLVMNRRWVQAVFSLSEFATPEAGLRAGLPDKAKTQPRPTENRSEVPVNDFELDFSEGVAIDMFGISPSQDNEIIKVDVRGCNFKIKVLSKEFQHTCKSTGLMLWESARLMASVLAENPAICAGKRVLELGCGCGGICSMVAVGSANLVVATDGDPSALNLLSQNVTSNLEQHCLTKLITERLEWGNSIHIETIREISTGGFDVIIGTDVTYVPEAILPLFSTAKELISSSKDSECALILCHVLRRVDEPTIISAARQFGFRLADSWTAGVSSKSSQNIVSSWFAKGDWEHYIPTTALNIMYFLLEK, translated from the exons ATGGATTTGAATGGACAACAGGCTGTGGAGCAACAACGGGAAACTCAGAAGATTCAGATATACTCTACCTCTACTACTGGAGTTTCTCCTTTCTGGAgag AGAAGTATGAAAAAGATGCTAAGAAGTACTGGGatatcttttataaaaagCATCAAGACCGA tttttcaagGACCGACACTACCTGGACAAAGAATGGGGCCAATACTTTTCTGTGAGTTCAGCATGTTGCGAG ggagaagaaagaaaagttgtTTTGGAG GTTGGCTGTGGAGCAGGAAATACTGTTTTCCCCTTGATTGCTACATACCCAAATGTTTTCATTCATGCATGTGATTTCTCACCACGAGCAGTGAATTTAGTCAAG GCACATAAAGACTTCAATGACGACCGTGTTGCTGCATTTGTTTGTGATCTTACTGCTGATGACTTGAGCAACAACATTTCTCCATCGTCGGTTGATGTAGTAATGATG atttttgttttgtctgCAGTTTCGCCAGAGAAGATGTCCCTGGTGTTGGGAAATGtgaaaaaagttttgaaa CCTACTGGATGCGTTCTTTTTCGGGACTATGCAACTGGTGACCTTGCTCAG GAAAGATTTGATTGCAAAGATCAAAAAATCAGTGAGAACTTTTACGTCCGAGGAGATGGAACT CGTGCTTTCTACTTCTCTAATGAGTTTCTTACAAGTACATTTAAAGAAATTGGATTTGATGTTAAAGAACTTGACGTATGCTGCAAACAAGTTGAGAACCGATCGAGGGATTTGGTCATGAATAG GCGATGGGTCCAAGCTGTATTCAGCCTTTCTGAGTTTGCAACTCCAGAAGCTGGTCTTAGGGCAGGCTTGCCCGATAAAGCTAAAACCCAGCCTAGGCCCACGGAGAACCGTTCAGAGGTGCCTGTCAACGATTTTGAACTCGACTTCTCCGAGGGTGTTGCAATTGATATGTTTGGAATCTCACCTTCTCAGGATAATGAG ATTATCAAGGTGGATGTTAGAGGatgtaatttcaaaattaaagttcTCTCAAAAGAGTTCCAACATACCTGCAAATCCACTGGTTTGATGCTGTGGGAATCTGCTCGTTTGATGGCCTCTGTCCTGGCAGAAAATCCCGCTATATGTGCTGGAAAGAGGGTGTTAGAACTGGGGTGTGGCTGTGGAGGAATTTGCTCTATGGTTGCTGTTGGCTCCGCTAATCTTGTAGTTGCCACCGACGGAGACCCAAGTGCTCTAAACCTATTATCTCAAAATGTAACCTCAAATCTTGAGCAGCATTGCCTCACAAAACTAATTACAGAGAGACTGGAGTGGGGAAATAGCATCCATATTGAAACTATCAGAGAAATAAGCACAGGAGGTTTTGATGTCATCATAGGGACAGACGTCACGTATGTTCCTGAAGCTATTTTGCCACTGTTTTCAACTGCAAAAGAGCTCATCTCGTCTAGCAAGGATTCCGAATGTGCATTGATTCTTTGCCATGTCCTGCGTCGGGTCGATGAGCCAACAATCATTTCCGCTGCTCGTCAATTCGGTTTTAGGTTGGCTGATTCTTGGACTGCAGGAGTGTCGTCTAAGTCATCCCAAAACATTGTGAGTTCTTGGTTCGCTAAAGGAGATTGGGAGCATTATATCCCAACTACTGCTTTGAACATCATGTACTTCCTCCTAGAGAAGTGA
- the LOC111796985 gene encoding probable 28S rRNA (cytosine-C(5))-methyltransferase codes for MGRVNPRTKPSVAGTAGKSESRRMSNADRSAYFARREAAKILRRVLEGDAHRRAVASIKSLVYAPSVRNKKGTFALVCKTLKYLPVIKEVLEAADLLSNKWKRQKELIYVIMYDILLGQKTPLAGDAEKFLMRQQSALQSVVTQLLSKRKANNIEDLIARGDNPGVSRPRFIRVNTLKMDVHTAIQELGKRYAVQKDDMVPDLLVLPPGSDLHDHPLVADGSIFMQGKASSMVAVALDPKPGWEVLDACSAPGNKTVHLASLMNGKGRIIACELNENRVKRLQHTIKLSGASNIEVLHGDFLALDPKDPSLSKVRAILLDPSCSGSGTAAARLDHLLPSHVEGKSSGDDLERLEKLAAFQRKALAHAFSFPAVERIVYSTCSVHQVENEDVVHSLLPLAESHGFQLETPFPQWQRRGLPVFAGANHLLRTDPIEDKEGFFIALFKKQNTTHPFPQISSRDKSSRNHGGNVRNSRAVACLPTTMFKMWMYAHSKRTRRRKIHTPSKTRTRS; via the exons ATGGGGCGCGTTAACCCCAGAACCAAGCCATCGGTGGCGGGAACTGCCGGTAAATCAGAAAGTCGGCGGATGAGCAACGCGGACCGTTCGGCATACTTCGCTAGGAGAGAGGCGGCGAAGATATTGCGGCGTGTTCTTGAGGGTGATGCTCACCGTCGAGCCGTCGCCTCCATTAAGTCACTCGTTTATGCTCCGTCTGTTCGGAATAAGAAGGGTACATTCGCTCTTGTTTGCAAGACTCTCAAGT ACCTCCCTGTAATCAAGGAAGTACTGGAGGCTGCTGATTTATTGAGCAACAAATGGAAG AGGCAGAAGGAATTAATTTATGTCATCATGTATGATATCCTCCTAGGCCAG AAAACTCCTTTAGCTGGCGATGCAGAGAAGTTTCTTATGCGGCAGCAAAGCGCTTTACAATCTGTGGTTACACAGCTTTTGTCAAAGAGAAAAGCAAATAATATTGAAGATTTAATAGCTCGTGGTGATAATCCTG GTGTTTCAAGGCCTCGTTTTATCCGTGTGAATACTTTGAAGATGGATGTTCACACAGCAATACAAGAATTAGGCAAAAGATATGCA GTTCAGAAGGATGACATGGTTCCTGACCTCTTGGTACTTCCTCCAGGCAGCGATTTACATGATCATCCATTGGTTGCAGATGGGAGTATCTTCATGCAA GGGAAGGCTAGTTCTATGGTTGCAGTAGCCCTTGATCCCAAGCCAGGATGGGAA GTCCTTGATGCATGTTCAGCTCCGGGTAACAAAACTGTCCACCTTGCCTCTCTCATGAACGGAAAAGGAAGGATCATTGCATGTGAATTGAACGAAAACAGGGTCAAACGCTTACAACATACAATCAAACTATCGGGAGCTTCTA ATATAGAAGTTTTGCATGGGGATTTCCTTGCTCTTGATCCAAAAGATCCTTCGTTGTCCAAA GTCCGTGCCATTCTTTTGGATCCTTCCTGCTCTGGGTCTGGAACTGCAGCTGCTAGATTAGATCATTTGCTCCCGTCACATGTTGAAG GGAAGAGCTCTGGGGATGACCTTGAACGACTGGAAAAACTCGCTGCCTTTCAGAGGAAGGCTCTAGCTCATGCATTTTCCT TTCCTGCCGTAGAGAGAATTGTTTACAGCACTTGTTCTGTTCATCAAGTTGAAAACGAAGATGTTGTCCACTCATTATTACCTTTGGCTGAATCGCATGGCTTTCAACTGGAAACTCCGTTCCCACAGTGGCAGCGGCGAGGTCTCCCAGTTTTCGCCGGCG CTAACCATTTGCTTCGAACCGACCCCATCGAAGACAAAGAAGGATTCTTCATAGCACTATTTAAGAAGCAGAACACGACGCACCCATTTCCCCAAATTTCTAGTAGAGATAAAAGCTCTAGAAATCATGGCGGAAACGTCAGGAACAGTCGGGCAGTTGCGTGCCTTCCTACcaccatgttcaaaatgtggATGTATGCACATTCAAAGAGGACACGACGGAGAAAAATCCACACTCCATCCAAAACCAGAACAAGATCTTGA